The Paramisgurnus dabryanus chromosome 6, PD_genome_1.1, whole genome shotgun sequence genome has a window encoding:
- the LOC135744155 gene encoding NACHT, LRR and PYD domains-containing protein 1 homolog, with translation MEFDCNKDIYRTHPQTNVSAVAQNRSNITAPVFNFCTITGNVPITHNATGISGYHPDTDKTQPSANSVIVQYKQRICSEYQHVTEYNSLPGENVLLCERYTEPLIIQRHRDQKERKEEISSKGESFQQVLSSRSTHESVLNSLFHTDDHRITPRAVILQGNSGNGKSFVVQKIMMDWASGNLYKDQFDVVFHLKCKEINCIPGEKSLLELLSWSCGLTSDEISQMLQRSPERVLFIIDGFDELRLPQDDNNMTSPTDPDQRCTPVLTLCALLRGHLQVNSFLLVTSRSTVTDNLSSLLKNPQRFTEIMGFSERGVEEYFQKFFQDEELFRNAYTFVKDNETLFTACSIPVICWIICTVIRERFNDGADITSGLETTTSIYVDFVFTLLEHHSQGLNQSVPNLLRSLGQLAERGMLEQQVLFDLKTVYKTVQDPACCPFLCKFLFKRRIQQETMFSFMHLSFQEFFTALYYVCLDKHQAMMKLRKLFHKFERLRRKDPKC, from the exons ATGG AGTTTGACTGTAATAAGGACATTTACAGAACTCATCCACAGACAAATGTCAGTGCTGTGGCGCAGAATAGAAGCAATATTACAGCAcctgtttttaatttttgcacAATAACCGGCAATGTTCCCATAACACACAATGCTACTG GTATCAGTGGGTATCACCCTGACACTGACAAAACACAACCATCAG CAAACTCAGTGATTGTCCAGTATAAACAGCGGATTTGCAGTGAGTACCAGCATGTTACCGAGTATAACTCACTGCCTGGTGAAAATGTGCTGCTGTGTGAGCGCTACACTGAACCTCTGATCATTCAAAGACATAGAGatcaaaaagaaagaaaagaggaGATCTCCTCAAAAGGAGAAAGTTTTCAGCAGGTCCTCAGCTCCAGGAGCACTCATGAATCTGTCCTGAACTCCCTGTTTCACACAGATGACCATAGGATCACTCCTAGAGCTGTCATACTGCAGGGAAACTCTGGGAATGGAAAATCTTTTGTTGTGCAGAAGATCATGATGGACTGGGCATCTGGTAACCTCTACAAAGATCAATTTGATGTTGTGTTTCACTTGAAGTGTAAAGAAATTAACTGCATTCCTGGTGAAAAGAGTTTGTTGGAGCTCTTGAGCTGGAGTTGTGGTTTAACTTCAGATGAGATCTCACAGATGCTCCAGCGGTCACCAGAGAGAGTGCTCTTCATTATTGATGGGTTTGATGAACTCAGACTCCCACAGGACGATAATAACATGACATCACCCACAGATCCAGACCAGAGATGCACACCTGTGCTCACCCTTTGTGCCCTGCTGAGAGGACATCTCCAGGTGAACTCCTTCCTCTTGGTCACTAGCAGATCAACAGTTACAGACAATTTAAGCAGTCTGCTCAAGAATCCTCAGCGTTTCACTGAGATTATGGGCTTCTCTGAAAGGGGGGTGGAGGAGTATTTCCAGAAGTTCTTTCAGGATGAGGAACTCTTCAGGAACGCTTATACGTTTGTGAAGGACAATGAAACCCTGTTCACTGCTTGTTCCATTCCTGTCATCTGTTGGATCATTTGCACAGTTATCAGAGAAAGATTCAATGATGGTGCAGATATTACAAGCGGTCTGGAAACAACCACATCCATATATGTTGACTTTGTGTTCACTTTACTGGAGCATCACAGTCAGGGTTTGAATCAATCTGTGCCAAACCTGCTGAGGAGTCTGGGTCAACTGGCAGAGAGAGGGATGCTGGAGCAGCAAGTTCTTTTTGATTTAAAGACTGTCTATAAAACAGTGCAAGATCCTGCATGCTGTCCATTTCTGTGCAAGTTCCTCTTTAAAAGAAGAATCCAGCAAGAGACAATGTTCAGCTTCATGCATCTCAGCTTTCAGGAGTTCTTCACTGCTCTGTACTATGTCTGTCTAGATAAACACCAGGCCATGATGAAACTTCGCAAGCTAT TCCACAAGTTTGAGAGATTAAG GAGGAAAGACCCAAAG TGTTGA